The proteins below come from a single Papaver somniferum cultivar HN1 chromosome 11, ASM357369v1, whole genome shotgun sequence genomic window:
- the LOC113324862 gene encoding uncharacterized protein LOC113324862, whose amino-acid sequence MEENTTRKPYKFIKCWFLNDSCKELISANWNMQDRGSHAFRLTRSLINVKDILRNWNLNTSGNIQTQLKLVQHELALVNTNNADRNFPSKIEFGSKIKYWYDVQKEFYIQRAEENILSYDDRNTRDSIASELKRHFSNICRSRTPPSPVKLLVNIESCISDEDNDVLLSTPSADDIRKIVFQMQPWTSPGPDGYQPGFYQEMWDVVGEDTVKVVQAFFHSKHLFKQMNHSIISLIPKSSCPKHASDFRSISLSNVSYKIISILLASRIKKVMDKFISPYQAAFLSSRQITDNIVIAHELVSSIRNVKLKRKALWLSS is encoded by the exons ATGGAGGAAAACACCACTAGAAAACCTTATAAGTTCATTAAATGTTGGTTCTTGAATGATTCTTGTAAGGAACTCATAAGTGCTAACTGGAATATGCAAGATAGAGGTTCACATGCTTTTAGACTTACTAGGTCTCTAATCAATGTCAAGGATATTCTTAGGAACTGGAATTTAAACACTTCTGGTAacatccaaactcagttgaagctGGTTCAACATGAATTAGCTTTAGTGAATACCAATAATGCTGACAGGAATTTTCCTAGTAAAATAGAATTTGGATCTAAAATTAAATATTGGTATGATGTGCAAAAGGAATTCTATATTCAAAGGGCAGAGGAGAATATTCTCTCATATGATGATAGAAACACTAG AGATAGCATTGCTAGTGAACTTAAGAGACACTTTTCCAATATATGTCGTTCTAGAACCCCTCCTAGTCCTGTCAAGTTACTTGTCAATATCGAGTCTTGtatttctgatgaagataatgacgTCCTTCTTAGTACCCCATCTGCGGATGATATTAGAAAAATTGTCTTCCAAATGCAACCTTGGACGTCTCCAGGGCCGGATGGTTACCAACCTGGTTTTTACCAGGAAATGTGGGATGTTGTAGGCGAAGACACAGTCAAGGTAGTGCAGGCTTTCTTTCATTCGAAGCATCTCTTTAAACAAATGAATCATAGTATTATTTCCTTAATCCCTAAATCTAGTTGCCCCAAGCATGCATCTGATTTTAGATCTATAAGCCTAAGTAATGTGTcttataaaattattagtatacTATTGGCTAGTAGGATTAAGAAGGTAATGGATAAGTTCATAAGCCCTTATCAAGCTGCATTTCTATCTTCTAGGCAGATAACTGACAATATAGTGATTGCACATGAATTAGTTTCTAGTATAAGGAATGTAAAACTAAAAAGAAAGGCCTTATGGCTATCAAGCTAG